One Roseburia rectibacter DNA window includes the following coding sequences:
- a CDS encoding polysaccharide biosynthesis protein: MKKLSSTKSTLLTGTLFLTLAGILTRIIGFFYRIFLSRTIGAEGLGIYQLIAPVTAICFAFTAAGIQTSISKFVSMEIGKKNGTGAKTYLSIGLVMSLCLSALCGLILYHYADFIAVSWLGDKRCIPLLSVLSFSFIPCCIHACINGYYYGLKKTAVPSLCQLTEQLARVGSVYLMYQIAISEGRSLTLSMVVWGIVCGEMASTLVSVSVFRISGTNQHTAGKNRNYLYTCTRNLLSMAVPLTSNRIVLNLFAGFENVMLPNRLLAFGYTQSEALSVYGILTGMAMSVIMFPSVLTNSVSVLLLPTISEAQAAGKRDKILYTIKKTIESCLLLGFISTAGFLITGNFLGNFLFKNALAGTFIATLGWLCPFLYLSSTLSSILHGLGHPGITFELNLISCTIRILFVLLAVPTFGIRSYLWGILVSQAATALLSILILLRKTSLNQ; encoded by the coding sequence TTGAAAAAATTATCTTCCACCAAAAGTACGCTCTTAACCGGAACCCTCTTTCTCACCCTTGCCGGAATCCTTACCCGCATCATAGGTTTCTTCTATAGAATATTCTTATCACGTACCATTGGTGCAGAAGGTCTGGGTATTTATCAGCTCATCGCACCAGTAACCGCTATTTGTTTTGCATTCACCGCCGCCGGAATCCAGACTTCCATATCCAAATTTGTTTCCATGGAAATTGGTAAAAAAAACGGCACAGGGGCAAAAACCTATCTCTCGATCGGGCTTGTCATGTCCTTGTGCCTTTCTGCGCTCTGTGGCCTTATTCTCTATCATTATGCAGATTTCATTGCCGTCTCCTGGCTGGGGGATAAACGGTGTATCCCTCTTCTTTCTGTTCTTTCCTTTTCTTTTATCCCCTGCTGCATCCATGCCTGCATCAACGGCTACTATTATGGGCTGAAAAAAACTGCCGTCCCTTCACTCTGCCAGTTGACAGAGCAATTAGCACGCGTTGGAAGCGTTTATCTGATGTATCAGATCGCTATCAGTGAAGGAAGATCTCTAACACTTTCCATGGTCGTCTGGGGCATCGTCTGTGGTGAGATGGCAAGCACACTGGTATCTGTAAGTGTTTTCCGCATTTCAGGTACAAATCAGCATACAGCCGGAAAAAACAGGAACTATCTGTATACCTGCACCAGAAATCTGCTCTCCATGGCAGTTCCATTAACTTCAAACCGTATCGTTTTAAATCTATTTGCAGGGTTTGAAAATGTTATGCTGCCAAACCGTCTTTTGGCATTTGGCTATACACAATCAGAAGCACTCAGCGTATATGGCATTCTCACTGGAATGGCAATGTCTGTCATCATGTTTCCCTCCGTTCTCACAAATTCCGTTTCCGTCTTACTGCTCCCTACGATATCGGAAGCACAGGCTGCCGGCAAAAGAGACAAAATCCTCTACACCATAAAAAAAACAATTGAATCCTGCCTTCTGCTTGGTTTTATCTCAACCGCCGGCTTTCTTATCACCGGAAATTTTCTCGGCAATTTTCTATTCAAAAATGCTCTTGCCGGAACATTCATTGCAACTCTCGGCTGGCTCTGTCCATTTCTGTATCTGAGTTCTACCTTAAGCAGTATCCTGCATGGTCTCGGACATCCCGGCATCACATTTGAATTAAACCTGATTTCCTGCACTATAAGAATTCTGTTTGTTCTGCTTGCTGTCCCCACCTTCGGGATCAGAAGCTATCTCTGGGGAATCCTTGTCAGCCAGGCAGCCACGGCACTTCTCTCCATTCTTATACTGCTGCGTAAAACATCTTTAAATCAATAA
- a CDS encoding DnaJ C-terminal domain-containing protein, with protein sequence MKRDYYEVLGIDKNADASAIKKAYRKLAKKYHPDTNAGDPKAEQMFKEVTEAYSVLNDPKKKKLYDQYGMAAFEEGFSEEQAGRAANGGGFSEFHFENGNAGDFWDDMFGQFFGGGSRRNAAGEGGSYGSGFYQEFTGGSSGHFSGGRDVEAEVAVDFDEAALGCEKVIRLSGNDGKIQSFKVRIPAGMDDGEQLRLKGKGHAGTDGTTGDLFLKIKIRPKNGCERKGLDIYTTVTIPYATAALGGKARIHTLYGDVDCNIKSGTQDGSKIRLRGKGIVSRKNPSVHGDQYVKVQIQVPKYLSPEAKKKLQEYSAVC encoded by the coding sequence ATGAAAAGAGATTACTATGAAGTACTTGGAATTGATAAAAATGCGGATGCGTCTGCGATAAAAAAGGCGTATCGGAAACTTGCAAAAAAATATCACCCGGATACGAATGCGGGCGATCCGAAAGCAGAGCAGATGTTTAAGGAAGTCACGGAGGCATATTCTGTATTAAATGATCCAAAGAAAAAGAAATTATATGATCAGTATGGAATGGCTGCGTTTGAGGAAGGATTTTCTGAGGAGCAGGCAGGGCGTGCTGCAAATGGAGGTGGATTCTCAGAATTTCATTTTGAAAATGGCAATGCAGGAGATTTCTGGGATGATATGTTTGGCCAGTTCTTTGGCGGCGGCAGCAGAAGAAATGCAGCAGGAGAAGGCGGTTCCTACGGCAGCGGATTTTATCAGGAATTTACCGGAGGAAGCAGCGGGCACTTTAGCGGCGGGCGCGATGTGGAAGCGGAAGTGGCTGTAGATTTTGATGAGGCAGCATTAGGCTGTGAAAAAGTCATAAGATTAAGCGGAAATGATGGAAAGATCCAGTCGTTTAAAGTGCGTATCCCGGCGGGGATGGATGATGGAGAGCAGTTAAGGCTGAAAGGAAAAGGACATGCCGGCACAGACGGTACCACAGGAGATCTGTTTTTGAAGATAAAGATCCGCCCAAAGAATGGCTGTGAGAGAAAAGGACTCGATATCTATACGACTGTCACAATACCATATGCCACGGCTGCACTTGGAGGAAAAGCCAGAATCCATACGCTCTACGGGGATGTAGACTGCAATATTAAGAGCGGAACGCAGGATGGCAGTAAGATCAGGCTGCGTGGAAAAGGAATCGTTTCCAGAAAGAATCCGTCCGTGCATGGAGACCAGTATGTAAAAGTACAGATTCAGGTACCAAAATACTTAAGCCCTGAGGCAAAGAAAAAACTACAGGAATACAGTGCAGTGTGTTAA
- a CDS encoding polysaccharide deacetylase family protein produces MVEKKLVALTFDDGPTPGITDQVLDVLEANQVVASFFLIGQKITEKSEYLVRRAYEMGCSIENHSRTHPGMPELKEQEILDEVSYTTEQIVRITGEQPKFFRPPYISYNQKMYDLIDLYFICGYGCEDWEPSVTAQERINRILHDAKPGFIILLHDMEDNVQTVEAIKTIIPALKEQGYEFVTVRDLFQKSGISPQKNVIYMGADEVRKNYE; encoded by the coding sequence ATGGTGGAGAAAAAATTAGTGGCATTGACCTTTGATGACGGACCGACGCCGGGGATCACGGATCAGGTTCTGGATGTATTGGAAGCAAATCAGGTTGTGGCAAGTTTTTTCCTGATCGGGCAGAAGATTACGGAAAAGTCCGAATATCTTGTGAGACGGGCATATGAGATGGGATGTTCGATCGAGAATCATTCCAGGACACATCCGGGGATGCCGGAACTTAAGGAACAGGAAATTTTAGACGAAGTCAGTTATACGACAGAACAGATCGTGCGTATTACCGGGGAACAACCAAAGTTTTTCAGACCGCCATACATCAGCTATAACCAGAAAATGTATGATCTGATCGATCTTTATTTTATCTGCGGATATGGATGCGAGGACTGGGAACCTTCCGTGACAGCACAGGAACGGATAAACCGGATTCTTCATGATGCAAAGCCGGGATTTATTATCTTGCTGCACGACATGGAAGATAATGTGCAGACGGTTGAAGCGATAAAGACAATTATTCCGGCATTAAAAGAACAGGGATATGAATTTGTCACAGTAAGGGATCTGTTCCAAAAGAGTGGTATTTCACCGCAGAAAAATGTGATCTATATGGGAGCGGACGAAGTAAGAAAAAATTATGAATAA
- the feoB gene encoding ferrous iron transport protein B, producing the protein MTLKELEIGKSAVIKVVGGEGALRQHFLDMGVIPGAEVTVIKFAPMGDPMELQIHGYELTLRLSDAEQIEIELISERSRRHEGAKNINKSVHPGLGEEGKYHVKGGGKPLPEQEKLTYALVGNQNCGKTTLFNQLTGSNQHIGNFPGVTVDRKDGAIKGHPNTSVTDLPGIYSMSPYSSEEIVSRNFVLEDKPKAMINIIDATNIERNLYLTMQLLEMDIPMVIALNMMDEMTGNSGSVDVNGMEAMLGVPVVPISAAKNEGVDELVRHALHIAKYQERPGRQDFCDESDFGGAVHRCIHAVSHLIEDHAKEAQIPIRFAASKIIEGDHLILEKLHLDENEKEAIEHLIVQMEKERGLDRSAAIADMRFTFIEKVCEKTVVKPKESRERIRSEKIDRILTGKYTAIPCFIGIMLIVFYLTFHVIGAGLQNLLQMGIDALTAAVDQLLSAAGVNEVLHDLIIDGIFTGVGSILSFLPIVVTLFFFLSLMEDSGYIARVAFFMDKLLRKIGLSGRSIVPMLIGFGCTVPAVMATRTLPSERDRKMTILLTPFMSCSAKLPIYAFFVSAFFPEYGALVMCALYLGGIVIGILVALLYRKTLFRGDAVPFVMELPNYRLPGLKNVMQLLWEKAKDFLQKAFTVIFLATICIWFLQKFDIHFNIVYDSKDSMLALISNGLVPLFAPLGLGDWRICTSLISGVMAKESVISTLEILFNGNVHAALSNAAAASLLVFSLLYTPCVAALAAIRRELGRKWVAGVIIWQCLVAWIAAFLVHGIALLF; encoded by the coding sequence ATGACGCTAAAAGAGTTAGAAATCGGAAAAAGTGCTGTGATCAAAGTAGTCGGGGGAGAAGGGGCACTAAGACAGCATTTTCTGGATATGGGAGTAATACCGGGGGCAGAAGTTACGGTTATCAAATTTGCACCTATGGGAGATCCGATGGAGCTGCAGATTCATGGATATGAGCTGACACTGCGGCTTTCGGATGCAGAGCAGATTGAGATTGAACTGATCAGTGAGCGTTCGCGCAGACATGAGGGCGCAAAAAATATCAACAAATCGGTACATCCGGGACTTGGGGAAGAAGGAAAGTACCATGTGAAGGGAGGCGGAAAGCCGCTGCCGGAGCAGGAAAAGCTGACCTATGCACTTGTCGGGAACCAGAACTGCGGAAAGACAACACTGTTTAACCAGTTGACCGGTTCTAACCAGCATATAGGCAATTTTCCGGGAGTGACGGTCGACAGGAAAGACGGAGCGATAAAAGGTCATCCAAACACGTCGGTAACCGATCTGCCAGGCATTTATTCAATGTCACCATACAGCAGTGAGGAGATCGTTTCGAGAAATTTTGTGCTTGAAGATAAGCCGAAAGCGATGATCAATATTATCGATGCAACCAACATCGAGCGCAATCTGTACCTGACGATGCAGCTTTTGGAGATGGATATTCCGATGGTCATTGCATTAAATATGATGGATGAGATGACCGGAAACTCCGGTTCTGTGGATGTCAACGGCATGGAGGCAATGCTTGGTGTGCCGGTTGTCCCGATCTCAGCGGCAAAAAATGAAGGTGTAGATGAGCTGGTACGTCATGCGCTTCACATTGCAAAATATCAGGAACGTCCGGGAAGGCAGGATTTTTGTGATGAGAGTGACTTTGGAGGAGCCGTGCACCGCTGTATCCATGCAGTTTCGCATCTGATCGAGGACCATGCGAAAGAAGCGCAGATACCGATCCGTTTTGCGGCTTCGAAAATCATTGAAGGGGATCATCTGATCTTAGAAAAACTGCATCTGGATGAAAATGAAAAAGAGGCGATCGAACATCTGATCGTTCAGATGGAAAAAGAGCGTGGACTTGACCGGAGTGCAGCGATCGCAGATATGCGTTTTACCTTTATTGAAAAAGTCTGTGAAAAGACAGTAGTAAAACCCAAAGAGAGCAGGGAAAGGATACGAAGCGAGAAAATTGACCGTATCCTGACCGGAAAATATACGGCAATCCCTTGTTTTATCGGTATCATGCTGATCGTGTTTTATCTTACGTTTCATGTAATAGGAGCGGGACTACAGAATCTTTTACAGATGGGGATTGATGCGCTGACAGCAGCAGTGGATCAGCTCCTTTCTGCTGCAGGTGTCAATGAAGTGTTGCATGACCTTATAATTGATGGTATTTTTACAGGAGTTGGAAGCATTTTAAGTTTTCTTCCGATCGTTGTGACGCTGTTTTTCTTCCTGTCTCTGATGGAGGACAGTGGATATATTGCCCGTGTTGCATTTTTTATGGATAAGTTATTACGAAAGATCGGACTCTCTGGAAGAAGTATCGTTCCGATGCTGATCGGTTTTGGCTGTACGGTTCCGGCAGTAATGGCAACTCGTACACTGCCAAGTGAGCGTGACCGCAAAATGACGATCTTACTGACACCGTTTATGAGCTGTTCGGCAAAACTGCCGATCTATGCGTTTTTTGTCAGTGCATTTTTCCCGGAATATGGAGCACTTGTGATGTGCGCACTGTATCTGGGGGGAATCGTAATTGGTATTTTAGTCGCACTGCTTTACCGCAAGACACTGTTTCGCGGTGATGCTGTTCCGTTTGTCATGGAATTGCCGAATTACCGTCTGCCGGGGTTAAAAAATGTCATGCAGCTTTTGTGGGAAAAAGCAAAAGACTTTTTGCAGAAAGCATTTACGGTTATTTTCCTTGCAACGATCTGCATCTGGTTCTTGCAGAAATTTGATATTCATTTTAATATTGTATATGATTCGAAAGACAGCATGCTTGCACTGATTTCGAATGGATTAGTTCCATTATTTGCTCCGTTAGGACTTGGGGACTGGCGTATCTGCACTTCCCTGATCAGCGGTGTGATGGCAAAGGAGAGCGTGATCTCTACACTTGAGATCTTATTTAACGGTAATGTACATGCAGCATTGTCAAATGCGGCCGCAGCGTCTCTTCTGGTGTTTAGTCTGCTCTATACGCCTTGTGTTGCGGCACTTGCAGCAATCCGGCGCGAACTTGGCAGAAAATGGGTGGCAGGCGTGATCATCTGGCAGTGTCTGGTTGCGTGGATCGCAGCATTTTTAGTACACGGGATTGCTCTGCTTTTCTAA
- a CDS encoding MATE family efflux transporter — MKTNTSITHLYSNQDLRKLLVPIIVEQLLSSLMGTADTMMVSNVGSAAISAVSLVDSINVLVIQALSALAAGGAILCSQYLGSSNKKAANESARQVLFVMTVLSVTLSVICLLFRGPLLRAIFGAVEADVMENSQIYFLFTLLSFPFIGLYDAGASIMRAQNNSREPMIISIISNFLNIGGNALLIFVFGMGVEGAAISTLASRIFCAIVVIYKLRSEDEPIFIKNYASIRPDFSLIKKILFIGIPSGIENSMFQFGKLAIQSTVSTLGTVAIAAQAMTNILENLNGVAAIGIGIGLMTVVGQCLGAGRKDEVIYYIKKLSWLAQAAIVISCLTVLALTKPITLLGGMEAESASLCFKMVIFITITKPISWVLSFIPAYGMRAAGDVKFSMITSCCTMWLCRVSLCIYLCRVWGFGPIAVWIGMFADWTIRGIVFSLRFHGRKWLNHHIID, encoded by the coding sequence ATGAAAACAAATACATCCATTACTCATTTATACAGCAACCAGGATCTGCGGAAACTTTTAGTTCCGATCATTGTAGAGCAGCTGCTTTCCTCCCTGATGGGAACTGCCGATACAATGATGGTCAGCAATGTCGGATCTGCAGCTATTTCTGCAGTATCTCTCGTAGATTCCATCAATGTCTTAGTGATCCAGGCACTCTCCGCACTCGCGGCAGGAGGTGCGATCCTCTGTTCCCAGTATCTTGGAAGCAGCAATAAAAAAGCCGCCAATGAATCTGCCAGACAGGTACTCTTTGTCATGACTGTTTTATCGGTGACCTTATCCGTCATCTGCCTTTTGTTCCGCGGTCCACTACTCCGTGCAATCTTCGGTGCCGTAGAAGCAGATGTTATGGAAAACTCACAGATTTATTTTCTGTTCACGCTGTTGTCCTTTCCTTTTATCGGATTATATGACGCCGGTGCTTCGATCATGCGTGCACAGAATAACAGCAGGGAACCGATGATCATTTCCATCATATCCAACTTTTTAAACATCGGTGGAAATGCCCTTTTGATCTTTGTTTTCGGAATGGGCGTGGAAGGTGCTGCAATTTCAACTCTTGCATCCCGTATTTTCTGCGCTATTGTCGTGATCTATAAGCTGCGCAGTGAAGATGAGCCAATCTTTATTAAAAATTATGCCTCCATCCGTCCTGATTTTTCTCTCATAAAGAAAATACTGTTCATCGGTATCCCATCCGGAATCGAGAACAGTATGTTTCAGTTCGGTAAACTCGCCATCCAGTCCACAGTTTCCACCCTTGGAACCGTCGCGATCGCAGCACAGGCAATGACAAATATTCTGGAAAATCTAAACGGTGTCGCCGCGATCGGTATCGGTATCGGTCTGATGACCGTAGTCGGTCAGTGTCTCGGTGCCGGCAGAAAAGATGAAGTCATCTATTACATTAAAAAGCTGTCCTGGCTTGCCCAAGCAGCGATCGTGATCAGTTGTCTTACCGTGCTCGCACTGACGAAACCGATCACCCTCTTAGGCGGTATGGAAGCAGAAAGTGCCAGCCTTTGTTTTAAAATGGTCATTTTTATCACGATCACAAAACCAATCTCCTGGGTGCTTTCTTTTATCCCCGCATATGGAATGCGTGCAGCCGGAGATGTAAAATTCTCCATGATCACTTCCTGCTGCACGATGTGGCTGTGCCGTGTAAGCCTCTGCATTTATCTCTGCCGTGTATGGGGCTTTGGACCGATCGCCGTCTGGATCGGTATGTTTGCCGACTGGACGATCCGTGGAATTGTATTTTCACTCCGCTTCCACGGAAGAAAATGGTTAAACCATCACATTATTGATTAG
- a CDS encoding NUDIX hydrolase, whose protein sequence is MAEKYELWDIYNEKKERTGRTMKRNDWCLKDGEYHLTVLGVIKRTDGRFLITKRVMTKAWAPGCWEVSGGAAMAGEDSKTAVLREIKEETGLDVSAWDGGYLFTYRRDNPGEGDNYFVDVYRFSADFDESDISLQEEETDGYMFASTEEIKKLGEEGKFLHYDSIRQAFA, encoded by the coding sequence ATGGCAGAAAAATACGAATTATGGGATATTTATAATGAGAAGAAAGAGCGCACAGGCAGAACGATGAAACGAAATGACTGGTGCTTAAAAGATGGCGAATATCATCTTACCGTACTTGGCGTGATAAAAAGAACGGATGGGCGTTTCCTGATCACGAAGCGTGTTATGACAAAAGCATGGGCACCGGGCTGCTGGGAAGTTTCCGGTGGTGCTGCGATGGCGGGAGAGGATTCTAAGACCGCGGTACTTCGGGAGATTAAGGAGGAAACCGGACTGGATGTCTCTGCGTGGGACGGCGGATATCTGTTTACCTACCGCAGGGATAATCCGGGAGAAGGAGATAACTATTTTGTGGATGTATACCGTTTTTCCGCAGATTTTGATGAGTCGGACATCAGCCTCCAGGAGGAAGAAACAGATGGGTATATGTTTGCTTCCACGGAGGAGATTAAAAAACTTGGGGAAGAAGGAAAATTCCTCCATTATGACAGCATCAGACAGGCTTTTGCCTAA
- a CDS encoding DUF3592 domain-containing protein, protein MNIGFMLLGITGIAYGILLIRIGFGKWRRRIRCKVPVEAVFERTVTKKTGDHVRTYAVFSYVYHEEKFRQCTMERLSRREKSSLEKGKTYVIRINEENPKKLCYLRKNFQMEDLFTFFLGVAFLLSGLFYLLQGMFF, encoded by the coding sequence ATGAATATAGGATTTATGTTACTGGGGATAACAGGAATAGCATACGGGATACTGTTAATACGGATCGGATTTGGCAAATGGAGAAGGCGCATCCGTTGTAAAGTACCTGTTGAAGCAGTGTTTGAGCGGACTGTGACAAAGAAAACAGGGGATCATGTCAGAACATATGCGGTGTTTTCTTATGTCTATCATGAAGAAAAATTTCGCCAGTGTACGATGGAGCGGCTTTCACGCAGAGAAAAAAGTTCACTGGAAAAAGGAAAAACTTATGTGATCCGGATCAATGAGGAAAATCCAAAAAAACTATGTTATCTGCGGAAAAATTTTCAGATGGAAGATCTGTTTACATTTTTCTTAGGTGTTGCATTTTTATTAAGCGGTCTTTTTTATCTGCTGCAGGGAATGTTTTTTTAA
- a CDS encoding S8 family peptidase, giving the protein MSNEKIENLLNLALDATEQEREKSLDLDTGYDKEERTWEVIVKFGGTEESLKRLLAQNFPKEYDRIKITNLRNEYAILLLPEHIVELVAALTEIEYMEKPKLLFFAVNNGRRVSCINPLQTGQMQGGTAGRNDLSGTGVIVAVIDSGIDYAHPDFRNADGTTRILDLWDQTIPAGSVADPLSEENAEQSFLEAPAGYFLGTEFPQAMINRALEQTTERERYAVCPSRDISGHGTHVTGIAAGNGIASQGRYRGVAYESPLLIVKLGTPGERSFPRTTELMQAVDYCIRKAQEYGMPVVLNLSFGNNYGSHSGNSLLESYLDDMADYWRTSIITGSGNEGASAVHAAGTLRENVTEEVEVAVSGYEISLNLQIWKNYADEIAVSLIHPDGSKAGPIQQILGPQRFRLGNTDVLLYYGEPSPYSPYQEIYFELLPTDDFIDSGIWTIQLLPQKIAVGNYDMWLPAGGVLNEGTGFVLPSVETTLTIPSTAARVITVGAYDGYFDRAAAFSGRGYTRETNQVKPDLVAPGVDITSCAPGGGYVVRSGTSMATPFVSGGAALLMQWGIVNKNDLYLYGEKMKAYLIKGARRLPAMQYYPNPVFGWGALCVAQSLPD; this is encoded by the coding sequence ATGTCCAATGAGAAAATAGAAAATCTGTTGAATCTTGCACTCGATGCGACAGAGCAGGAACGCGAAAAGTCGTTAGATCTTGATACAGGATACGACAAGGAGGAACGAACATGGGAAGTGATCGTGAAGTTTGGAGGAACGGAGGAATCGTTAAAAAGACTGCTTGCACAAAATTTTCCAAAGGAATACGACCGGATAAAAATTACGAATCTGCGGAATGAGTATGCGATCCTGCTTTTGCCGGAGCACATTGTGGAGCTGGTGGCGGCGCTGACAGAGATCGAATATATGGAGAAACCGAAACTTTTGTTTTTTGCAGTGAATAATGGCAGACGTGTGTCGTGCATCAATCCTCTGCAGACCGGACAGATGCAGGGAGGAACAGCCGGAAGGAATGATTTAAGTGGAACCGGCGTAATCGTGGCAGTGATCGATTCCGGGATTGATTATGCACATCCTGATTTCCGGAATGCGGACGGAACGACCAGAATCTTAGATCTCTGGGATCAGACGATTCCAGCAGGCAGTGTGGCAGATCCATTGTCTGAAGAAAACGCGGAACAGTCATTTTTAGAGGCCCCGGCAGGGTATTTTCTTGGAACAGAATTTCCGCAGGCAATGATAAACCGCGCATTAGAGCAGACGACGGAAAGAGAGCGGTATGCGGTATGTCCCAGCCGTGATATTTCAGGACACGGCACCCATGTGACGGGGATTGCAGCCGGAAATGGTATAGCCTCGCAGGGACGGTACAGGGGAGTAGCATATGAGAGTCCGCTTCTGATCGTTAAATTAGGAACACCGGGTGAGCGGTCTTTTCCAAGAACGACAGAACTGATGCAGGCGGTAGATTACTGTATCAGAAAAGCACAGGAGTATGGGATGCCTGTCGTTTTAAACTTAAGTTTTGGAAATAATTATGGTTCACATTCCGGCAATTCCCTGCTGGAAAGTTATCTTGATGATATGGCAGATTACTGGCGCACATCAATTATTACCGGCAGCGGGAATGAAGGGGCATCGGCGGTGCATGCAGCAGGAACCCTGCGCGAAAATGTTACGGAAGAAGTTGAGGTTGCAGTGAGCGGATATGAAATATCACTGAATCTGCAGATCTGGAAAAATTACGCGGATGAGATTGCAGTTTCTTTAATTCATCCTGACGGAAGCAAAGCCGGACCGATCCAGCAGATTTTAGGGCCACAGCGTTTCCGGCTGGGGAATACAGATGTTTTGCTTTATTATGGGGAACCGAGTCCGTACAGTCCTTATCAGGAAATTTATTTTGAACTGCTTCCGACAGACGATTTTATTGACAGTGGTATCTGGACAATACAGTTGCTGCCACAGAAAATCGCAGTTGGAAATTATGATATGTGGCTGCCGGCAGGCGGTGTTTTAAATGAAGGTACCGGATTTGTGCTGCCGTCGGTGGAAACGACTTTAACCATTCCATCGACAGCAGCGCGGGTGATCACAGTTGGAGCCTACGATGGCTATTTTGACCGCGCAGCAGCGTTTTCAGGGCGTGGTTATACGCGTGAGACAAATCAGGTCAAACCGGATCTTGTGGCACCTGGTGTGGATATTACTTCCTGTGCACCGGGGGGCGGGTATGTGGTAAGGAGTGGGACATCGATGGCAACTCCCTTTGTGTCAGGTGGGGCAGCACTGCTGATGCAGTGGGGAATCGTGAATAAAAATGATCTGTATCTGTATGGTGAAAAAATGAAAGCATATCTGATCAAGGGGGCAAGGAGACTTCCTGCGATGCAGTACTATCCCAATCCGGTGTTTGGATGGGGAGCACTCTGCGTGGCACAGAGTCTGCCGGATTGA
- a CDS encoding DUF975 family protein, giving the protein MWNRSDLKSNAKLALKANYWKAVLVGLILSLILGSGSTATRNSAKSSTDGMAYMDPAVLFSVIGIILAAVLVAMVISILLSIFIWNPLEVGCQKFFVNCKYGNAQLGDLAHGFKNGYANIGVIMFLRGLFTALWSLLFIIPGIVKSYEYMMIPYLLAEHPEMTRQEAFAESKRMMDGNKWNAFVLDLSFIGWTLLGICTVGILLVFYVEPYIYLTHAELYHALKNNNKSVEF; this is encoded by the coding sequence ATGTGGAACAGAAGTGATTTAAAAAGCAATGCAAAACTTGCATTGAAAGCGAATTACTGGAAAGCGGTATTAGTTGGGTTGATCCTGTCGCTTATTTTGGGATCAGGTTCGACAGCTACCAGAAATTCAGCAAAGTCATCAACGGATGGAATGGCATACATGGACCCGGCAGTTTTATTTTCCGTGATCGGAATTATCTTAGCAGCGGTACTCGTTGCCATGGTGATCAGTATACTGCTCAGTATTTTTATCTGGAATCCGCTTGAGGTAGGATGCCAGAAATTCTTTGTAAACTGTAAATATGGCAATGCACAGTTAGGTGATCTGGCACACGGATTTAAAAACGGATATGCAAATATCGGTGTGATCATGTTCCTTCGCGGACTGTTTACCGCACTTTGGAGTTTGCTGTTTATCATTCCTGGTATTGTGAAAAGTTATGAATATATGATGATCCCATATCTGTTAGCAGAGCATCCGGAAATGACCAGACAGGAAGCATTTGCAGAGAGTAAGCGGATGATGGATGGAAATAAATGGAATGCATTTGTTTTAGATCTTTCATTTATCGGCTGGACATTGTTAGGCATCTGCACAGTCGGTATTCTTCTGGTATTTTATGTAGAACCATACATATATCTGACACATGCAGAGTTATATCATGCATTAAAAAACAATAATAAGTCGGTAGAATTTTAA